The following nucleotide sequence is from Streptomyces pactum.
CGGCCCGCCTGACCGTGCCGTCGTACGGGGCGAGATCCCCGTTGAGCAGGCGCAGCAGGGTGGTCTTGCCCGAGCCGTTGGGCCCGGTCAGCGCGATGCGTTCGGGGCCCCGGACGGTCAGGTGGATGCCGTCGCCGGCGAACTGGTCGCGGTCGCCGTGACGGACCCGCAACCCCTCGCCGTGGAAGAGGGTGCGTCCGGCGGGGACCTGGGTGTCCGGCAGGTCCAGGGTGAGGCGCTGCTCGTCGCGGAGGGCGCGCTCGGCCTCGTCCAGCCGGGTGCGGGCCTCCCCGACCCGCGCGGCGTGCGTGCGGCCCGCGCGGCCCGCGGCCTCCTGCGCGCCCCGCTTCATGGTGCCGGCGAAGATCCTGGGCAGGCCGGCGTTCTTGAGGTTGCGGGCCGCGTTGCCGGCGCGGCGCTCGGCCCGCTCGCGGGCCTGCTGCATCTCCCGCTTCTCCCGCTTCAGCTCCTGCTCGGCGTTGCGGACGTTCTTCTCCGCGACCTCCTGCTCGGCCTGCACCGCCTCCTCGTACGCGGTGAAGTTGCCGCCGTACAGGCGCAGTTCGGAGCGGCCGAGTTCGGCGATGCGGTCCATGCGGTCCAGCAGCGCCCGGTCGTGGCTGACCAGCAGCAGGCACCCGGACCAGTCCTCCAGCACGTCGTACAGGTGGCGCCGGGCGTCCAGGTCGAGGTTGTTGGTCGGCTCGTCCAGCAGCAGCACGTCGGGCCGCTTCAGCAGCCGGGCGGCCAGGCCGAGGGAGACCACCTGCCCACCGCTGAGCGTGCCCAGCCTCCGGTCGAGCGCGAGGTGTCCCAGGCCCAGCCGGTCGAGCTGGGCGCGGGTGCGTTCCTCGATGTCCCAGTCGTCGCCGATGGTCGCGAAGTGCTCCTCGCTCACGTCCCCGGACTCCACGGCGTCCAGCGCGCGGATCACCGGGGCGATGCCCAGGACCTCGGCGACGGTGAGGTCCTGGGTCAGCGGCAGGGTCTGCGGGAGGTGGCCGAGCGTGCCGTTCACGGTCACCGACCCGGCGGTGGGGCGCAGTTCGCCGGCGACCAGCTTGAGCAGGGTGCTCTTGCCGGCGCCGTTGGGCGCCACCAGGCCGGTGCGCCCACCGCCCACGGTGAAGGACAGCTCCTCGAAGACGGGAGTTTCGTCGGGCCAGGCGAAGGAGAGCTGGGAGCAGATGACGGTGGCGTCGGACATGACGAAGACCTCGGAGAAAAGGCCGGGCACGCGGAGCCCGCTGCCCGGGGCACGGGTGAAGGAAGGGACGACCGATCGGGCCACGAACGGCGGTGCTCCTGGGCACCGGCCGGTGGCCTGTCAGGTCCGGGTATCACCCGGAGATGTCGTCGTCACCCACCATGTCCGGCTCTCCTTCAGTCACAGAGATCTTCCGACGACTGTAGCAGCCGCCGCCGCGGCGTGGACGGCGGGCGCCGGGCGCCCCGCCCCGGGCGCGCCCCGCTCACCGGCCCCCGCGGCGCGCGGGAGGGCCCGGGCCCGGTCCTTCCGCCACCGCCCGCCCCGGCCTGCCCCGCGGTCGCGGCACCGGGTCCTCCGCTCCCGCCGCCCGGGGACCACACGGCGGCGAGCACGGATACCGCACCCTTGCGGCACGCCGGGACACCACACGCCCGCCGGGCGGCCCTCCGCGGCAAACGGCACGCATTCCCCGGCTCGGCCATACGAAAAGGCCAATCACTCGAAAGGGTGATTGGCGTCACCGTTTAGGCGGAGGCCACGCGGGAATTCCACCGGACTTCCGGTGGCCGGGAATAAAACCGTGCCGGAACGGCACGCGAACACGGACACCGCGGCGGTCCGGCCGACCGGGAAACCGGGTGTGCCCGCACAGACCCCGAACAGACCACGCCGACGTACGGGCGGCCGGCGCGGGTCCGCCGGCTCAGCCGCCGGAGCGGCAGGTGAAACCGAGTCGCTTCATCGCCCGGGTGACCTCGGCGGCGGTGAAATCCCGCCGGTCCTGCCGGGTGACCACGGCCCCGACCTGCTTGACGGGGTAGCTGCGCCGTCCGATCACGACGGACTCGCCGGTGATGGGCTCGGGCTTGACGCTCGTCATCGCCTGCTCCACCTCGCTTGCGGTGAGATCGAAGGGGTAACCGGCGATGATGCAGCGCATGCGGCCTCAGCAGGGGCGAGAAGGGGTGGAGCGGGGTGTGCTCAGCGTGACACACCCCGGCACGAACAGGAAGCGTCGGGCGGGCCGCCGAAATTTTTTCCGCGAAATACGCCGCCGCCCCGGAGACTGTGCTACCTTCGAATCAGTTGCAGTTGTGGTACCCATGAACTTTGTGTGCGCCTGACGAGATGTAACAGTCGGGCGCATTTTGTTTTTCCGGTCACTCCGGATGGGGTCATTACGGCGACGGGGAGGCGCGCGTCCCGCGCGTTTCCGGTACGGCCCCTTAACAGGAGGAGATCCTATGGCTACCGGCACCGTGAAGTGGTTCAACGCGGAAAAGGGCTTCGGCTTCATCGAGCAGGACGGCGGCGGCGCCGACGTCTTCGCCCACTACTCGAACATCGCCACCCAGGGCTTCCGCGAGCTGCGGGAAGGCCAGAAGGTGACCTTCGACGTCACCCAGGGCCAGAAGGGCCCGCAGGCCGAGAACATCGTTCCGGCCTGACGCCCCGGGCGTCCACAGCGGCGTCACTCGGGCAGGGTCCGCACCTCCAGCAGGTGCGGGCCCTGCCCTTTTTGCTGCCCGGTCCCGGTCCCGCACGGCATCCGCCCGGGACCGGATCAACCCTCCTCCCCCGCGCGGAGTCTTTCCCCGCGACGGCCTCCCGACGACCGACTCCGGCCCCCTTCCGGCGGCCCGGGGCGCGGGGGCCGCGGGGTGGCACCACCCCACCGACCGTACGAGGGGGAACACCGTGAGGAGCGGGCACATGACCTTACGACGAGCGGCGCTGAGCGGCGCGGCGGCAGTGGCGGTGGCGGCGATGACCGCCACCGCGCTCGCCGCACCGGCCTGGGCGGGTACCGGCCGGGACACCGGCCGCGGCACCGGCCACCAGGCACTGCACCGCGCCATGGAGACCGTGGTCGAGGGCGGGACACCGGGCGTCACGGCCCAGGCCCGGGACGGCAGGGGCGTGTGGCGCGCCGCCGTGGGCACCGGTGACCTGCGGACCGGGAAGCCGCGCGGAACCGAGGACCGGTTCCGCGTCGCCAGCATCACCAAGACGTTCGTGGCCACCGTGCTGCTCCAGATGGAGGCCGAGGGCAAGCTCGACCTCGACGACACGGTGGACCGGTGGCTGCCGGGACTCGTCCGGGGCAACGGCCACGACGGACGCGAGATCACCGTCCGGCAGTTGCTCAACCACACCAGCGGCGTCTACGACTTCCTCAACGACCAGGAGTACCTGGACACCTACGTCCTGGCCCCGGGCTTCCTCGAACACCGCTACGAGACCAGGACCCCGCAGGCGGCCGTGGACGTGGCCATGTCCCACGCGCCGGACTTCGCCCCCGGCACCCGGCACCAGTACTCCAACACCAACTACGTGCTGGCCGGCCTGATCATCGAGGCGGTGGGCGGCAACACCTACGAGGACGAGGTGCGCTCCCGCATCATCGGACCGCTGAAGCTGCGGGGCACCGTCATGCCGGGCGACACCTGGCACATGCCCCGGCCCAGCAGCCGCGCCTACTCGACGCTCTCCCTCGACCCGGCGGCGACGAAGATCTACGACGTCACGGAGCAGAACGCCTCGCAGTCCTGGGCCGACGGCGACATCATCTCCACCACCGGCGATCTGAACCGCTTCCTCACCGCGCTGCTCCGCGGCGAGCTGCTGCCGCCCGCGCAGCTCAAGGCCATGCTGACGGCCGTACCGGTGCCCGACGAGGAGTACAGCGGATACGGGCTGGGCATCGGCACCTACCGGACCAGCTGCGGCACCACGGTGTGGGGCCACAGCGGCGGCTGGCTCGGCTCGCTCTCCGAGGTGGTCTCCACCGCGGACGGGCGGCACAGCCTGGCCTACAACCTCAACGGGGACTGGAGCATGTCCGCCAGCCTGGTGGAGGCCGAGTTCTGCGGGGTGACGGGCGGGAGCGGCCGGGCCGCCGCCCCCGGCGACCGGCTCCCGCGGAAGCCCGACGCCACCGGGGTCCGCGCCGGACGCTGACCCGACGCCGGGCGCCGGTCCCGGCACCGTGGGCGACCGCGGTGCCGGGACCGGCGGCCCCTGCGCCATAGGCCGACGCCCGGCGCCGACGCACCGTGGTCCCGGCCCCGGCGGTTCACCGCCGTCCGCCCGGGCGGGCGGCCCGGGCGCCGGGGCCCCGGGCGGGCGGCCCGGCCGGCTCAGGCCGGCGCCTCGACCCTGACCCGTTCCCCGCGGCGGCACATCAGCACATCGGCCGGGAACTGCGAGCGCCGGGTCTCCGCCAGGAAGTCCGACAGCGGGGAGCGCATGACGGTGTAGTCCTCGTAGTGCACCGGCATGACCTGCCGCGGCCGGACCGTCCGCACCAGCCGGGCCCCCTGGGCGGCGTCCATGGTGACGAGCAGGCCGCCGGGGAGCCGGGTGCCGCCGAGGTGGACGACGGCGAGGTGGATCTCCGGGCAGCGGCGCGCGATCTCCTCGATGCCGGGGAAGACCAGGGTGTCGCCGGTGAGGTAGATCCGCAGCCGCACCGGTCCGCCCGGCGGTCCGAACTCCAGCAGGCTGCCCATCACCGGGGGCAGCAGCCGCCGGGCCGGCCCCGGGCCGTGCCGCCCGGGCAGCGCGGTCACCCGCACCTGCGCGTCGGCGCCGAGCAGCGCGTGGTGGTGCCAGGTGGGGAGGCCGGTGGCGCGGCTGAAGCCGTACAGGCCCTGGAGCCGGCGCGAGGCGTGCGGGGTGGTGATCACCGGCAGCGACCGGTCGAGGTTCCGCCGGGCCACCCGGTCCCAGTGGTCGCCGTGCAGATGGGACAGCACGACGGCGTCCAGGCGGGGCGGCAGGTCGCGCACCCCCAGGGCGGGTTCGGTCAGCCGCCGGGAGAACAGGCCCTTGCCCAGGTAGGCGTACTGACCGCGGTGCAGGAAGTTGGGATCGGTGAGCAGCGTCAGATCGCCGTAGCGGATCAGCAGGGTGGCGTTGCCGATGAAGGTGATCTCGGCGACGCCGCCGGGCAGGGGCGCTTCCCACTCCATCGGCTTCCTCCTTCGCCGGTCCACCGCCCCGCGTGCCGCCGGCCGCGCCCCGGGGCGGGCGGCACGGCCCGCGGGGGCCGGACCGGCACGGCGGCTGCGCACCGTACGGGCGTACGGCACCGTGCGCGCCGGCCGGCGGCCGCGTGCCCGCGGGCGGCCGCCGCAGGGGCCGTGGCGCCCCGTCGGGAAACCGTCCGCCGGTCCCGGCACCCCCACCGGGTCCCCGCCGACACCGGCACGAAACCCGCCGGCCGGCCGCACAGCGCCGACGGGCCCGGCCGGACCGGACCGCCGGCGGGACACACCGGTGGCCGGCGGGACACACCGGGGACGCACCGCCATCGGGGACACCACCGGCCCTGCGACACCGCCGGCCCGCGCGAACCACCGGACCGTGGAGGCCACCGGTCCGAGGCCCCGCCGGCTCGCGCCAACCGCCGGTTCGCGAAAGGTCACCGCCCCAAAGAGACCGGCGGCCCGGGGAAGCCGCCGGTCAGCGGGTGGTGCCGGTGCCGAGGAGGGCGGCGAGGCAGAGGATCGCCGCCGACACCAGAAGCACCGCGGTGGTGCACAGCAGCCGGCGGCGCAGCTGTTCGTACCGGGCGGTGTACTCCTCCTTCAGCTCCTCGCAGCGGGCCACCACCGACCGCAGGGCGGTCCGGGTGACCTCGACGTGCGCCTCGGCGAAGCGGCGGGCCACCTCCTCGTGCTGTGCCGTGGTGAGCCACGTCAGGCCGGCCGCGAACGCCTCGCCCTCCTCGCGGGCGGTGTGCAGCGCCGCCCGGCACATCAGGTACCCCTCGATCCGGGCGAGGCCGGCCGCGACGTCCTCCGTGCCGGTGCCGTCGGGCGGCTGCGGGACGGCGGTCCCCCCGGTCATGTGCGGCCCGGGTCCGCGGGGCCGCCGGGACGGTCCTTCGCCATGCCCTCGTCGGCGTCGAGGACGTCACGCTGGTCGCTGTTCTCGGCCTGGTCGATGGCGGCGATGTCGGGGTGGTGCAGGTCGAAGGCCGGGGATTCGGAGCGGATCCGCGGCAGGGTGAGGAAGTTGTGGCGGGGCGGCGGGCAGGAGGTCGCCCACTCCAGCGAGCGCCCGTAGCCCCAGGGGTCGTCCACCTCCAGCGGCTCGGCGTACTTGGCCGTCTTCCACACGTTGTACAGGAACGGCAGCGTGGACAGGCCGAGGAGGAAGGAGCCGATGGTGGAGACGGTGTTCAGCGAGGTGAAGCCGTCGGAGGACAGGTAGTCGGCGTACCGCCGGGGCATCCCTTCGGCACCCAGCCAGTGCTGCACCAGGAAGGTGGTGTGGAAGCCGACGAACAGGGTCCAGAAGTGGATCTTCCCGAGCCGTTCGTCGAGCATCCGTCCGGTGAATTTCGGCCACCAGAAGTGGAAGCCGGCGAACATGGCGAAGACCACGGTGCCGAAGATGACGTAGTGGAAGTGGGCGACCACGAAGTAGCTGTCGGTGACGTGCCAGTCGAGCGGCGGTGAGGCGAGCAGCACCCCGGTGAGCCCCCCGAAGAGGAAGGTCACCAGGAAGCCGGTGGCCCAGAGCATGGGGGTCTCGAAGGAGAGCGACCCGGACCACATGGTGCCGATCCAGTTGAAGAACTTCACCCCGGTGGGCACGGCGATGAGGAACGACATGAAGGAGAAGAACGGCAGCAGTACGGCTCCGGTGGGGAACATGTGGTGCGCCCAGACGGTCACCGACAGACCGGCGATGGCGACGGTGGCGCCGACCAGTCCGACGTAACCGAAGATCGGCTTGCGGGCGAACACCGGGATGATCTCGGTGACGACCCCGAAGAACGGCAGGGCGATGATGTAGACCTCGGGGTGCCCGAAGAACCAGAACAGGTGCTGCCACAGCAGCGCGCCGCCGTGGGCCGGGTCGAAGATCTGCGCCCCGAACTTGCGGTCCGCCTCCAGCGCGAACAGGCTCGCGGCGAGCACCGGGAAGGCCAGCAGCACCAGGGTGCTGGTGAGCAGCACGTTCCAGGTGAAGATCGGCATGCGGAACATCGTCATGCCCGGCGCCCGCATGCAGATGATCGTGGTGATGAAGTTGACCGAGCCCAGGATGGTGCCGAAGCCGGACAGCGCCAGCCCCATCACCCACAGGTCTCCGCCCACCCCCGGGGTGCGGGTCTCGCTCGACAGCGGCGTGTAGGCGAACCAGCCGAAGTCGGCCGCGCCCTGGGAGGTGAGGAAGGAGCTGACCGCGATCAGCGACCCGAAGAGGAACAGCCAGTAGGAAAGCATGTTCAACCGCGGGAACGCCACGTCGGGCGAGCCGATCTGCAGCGGCATGATGGCGTTAGCGAACCCGGCGAACAGCGGGGTGGCGAACATCAGCAGCATGATCGTGCCGTGCATGGTGAACGACTGGTTGAACTGCTCGTTGGAGATCATCTGCAGGCCGGGCCGGGCCAGCTCGGCGCGCATGAGGAGCGCCAGCACGCCGCCGAAGACGAAGAAGCCGAACGCGGTGACCATGTACAGCGCGCCGATCTTCTTGTGGTCCGTCGTCGTGATCCACGACACCGCCACGGCGCCGGGCGATTTCCACCGGGTCGCTGCCAGGTCCTCCGACTCAACCGCCATCGCCACTGTTGTCGATCCTCTCCGCCCGGCTGCCGGCAGCCGCACCACCGGCGGCGCTCTTCAGGGGTGGTGGGCAGCACGGTCCGCCGCACACCACACGCTGACCGTTGATATCCCACGAACGGCGCATGTGTCGGGATTAATCCGTTTGTGGGCGTGGTGGCCGAAACGGTGCGGGGAGAGGCGGGCGAAGGGGCGGGGGAGGGGCGGAGCGAAGTACCGGCCGGGCGGGGGTACGGGCACGCCCGCGCCCGGCCGGCGGCGCGGGCCCGGGTCGGTGGCCGGCCCGACCGGCACGCGACCCCGGGCAGGGACCCCGGGCGCGCAGCGACTCAGCCCGACGACCCGAGCCGCGCCGGGCTCGGGCCGGGCCGGCATCCCGGGTCGCACCGCGGTCGCGCCGACGGCTCGGACCGGGTCGGCGGCTCAGACCGGGTCGGCGGGGGCCACACCCAGCAGCTCGGTGAGCGGTGACCGGTGGAGGTCGGCGACCGGGGCGAGGAACCCGGGGTCGCGCAGCAGCCGGGCGGCCTGCCGGTCGTGCCGGTCCGGGGTGGTGAGCCGGGGGAAGGCCACCGGCCCGCCGGCCGTGTGCTCGCCGCCGTCCAGCGCGGCCACCGCGGCGCCGGCCAGGGCCGGGTCGGTCAGCAGGCACGCCGCCCAGCTGGCCACCACCTCGTCCACCCAGCTGCGCCAGGGCTGTCCGGCGGGGCCGGGCCGGCCGGTGCCGGCATCCGCGTCCACGTCCGCACGCTCCACGCCGGCACCCGGGTCCGTACCGCGGCCGCCCGCGCCGGGCCCGTCCGCGCCGGCGACGAAGAGCCGGTCCAGCCGGCCGGAGCCGCCCGGCCCCAGCAGCCGTACCAGTTCCACGTCGATCGCGGTCGGGTAGCGCAGCCACGCGGCGGCCGTCACGGCCTGCCGGGCCTGCGCCTCGGCGAGCGCCGCGCTCCAGGGGCCACCCAGGGACGGGTAGGCGAGAACCAGCCACCGGGTGGTGGCCGCTATGACGGGGGTGAGACCGGCGGTCACGTCGACCACTCCTGTCCTGCTCGGCGCGGGCGGCGTGGTCGGCACCGGCAACCGCGTGTGGTCCATCGGAGTGACGGCTCACGCTACCTCGCGAACCGGGCACAACGGGATGAGCTACGCCACTTCCCGCAGGTGACGGCGGTCGCACCCCCGGCGGTCACCCCCGGCGGTCGCACCCGCCGCAGGAGGGGCCCGGCCGGCGTCCCGGCACCGCCGACGGACACCCGGCCGGGGTGAGGGGGCCCGAACGGCCGCCCGCCCCGGCCGGGTGGCGCGCCCGCCGGGGGCCCGCGGCGGCAGCGGCCCGCCCCGGGAGGCGGCCAGCGGATTGGTACGTATAGCGCGAACGGAAGCGTGGAACGCGGAAGGGGACAAACCGCTCGCCGCCGGGGCCGGGACCGGACCGGCGGCGCGCGATACGGAACGCACGACGGAACGAGGAGGCGGCATGACCACCGCACGCGAGATCATGACGGCCGGAGCCGAGTGCATCGGCGCCGAGGAGACCGTCCTGGAGGCGGCGAAGAAGATGACCGAGCTGGGTGTCGGCGCGCTCCCCATCTGCGGCACCGACAACAAGCTCAAGGGCATGCTGACCGACCGGGACATCGTGGTGAAGGTGCTCGGGGCCGGCAAGGACCCGGCGTCCTGCAAGGCCGGGGAGCTGGCCCAGGGCGAGGCGGTGACCATCGGCGCCGACGACGACGCGGCGGAGATCCTTCGGACCATGACCTCCCACAAGGTGCGCCGGCTGCCGGTCATCGACGGCCACGACCTGGTGGGCGTGGTCGCCCAGGCGGATGTCGCCCGGGCGCTGCCCGACCCGCAGGTCGGCGACCTGGTGCAGGCCCTGTCGAGCGACTGACCACCCGCCCGCGGCACTCCGACCGCCGCACCGACCGCCACCGCCCGGACCCCGGGCGGTGGCGGCGGATGGGCCGGTGGGGTGGCGCACGCCCCGGACGGCCCGTCGGACGGGCCGTCCGGGCGCCGAGCGCCCAAGCTGGGGAATCGGGGCCCGTCCCGGTCCGAGCACGGTCAGACAGGAGTTCCGCATGCCGTTCAACCCCCTCCAGCAACGAGGCATCCCGCTCGACCGCCAGGTCCGCAACTGGCGCGAGCTGAACGTGGCACCGATCGACCCCGACCACAGCGACCCCTACACCCGCTGCCGGATCATCACGATGAACGGCATCGAGGTGGAGGCGATCCTCTTCAGCCACCAGATGGCGCGGCACTGTCCCGACCCCGAGGTCAAGCGGCAGCTGGCGAGTGTGCGGTACGTGGAGGCCCAGCAGCAGAAGGCGGTGAACTGGCTGCTGCCGG
It contains:
- the abc-f gene encoding ribosomal protection-like ABC-F family protein, which produces MSDATVICSQLSFAWPDETPVFEELSFTVGGGRTGLVAPNGAGKSTLLKLVAGELRPTAGSVTVNGTLGHLPQTLPLTQDLTVAEVLGIAPVIRALDAVESGDVSEEHFATIGDDWDIEERTRAQLDRLGLGHLALDRRLGTLSGGQVVSLGLAARLLKRPDVLLLDEPTNNLDLDARRHLYDVLEDWSGCLLLVSHDRALLDRMDRIAELGRSELRLYGGNFTAYEEAVQAEQEVAEKNVRNAEQELKREKREMQQARERAERRAGNAARNLKNAGLPRIFAGTMKRGAQEAAGRAGRTHAARVGEARTRLDEAERALRDEQRLTLDLPDTQVPAGRTLFHGEGLRVRHGDRDQFAGDGIHLTVRGPERIALTGPNGSGKTTLLRLLNGDLAPYDGTVRRADQRIAYLSQRLDLLDADRTVAENFTAWAPQRSEAERLTLLARFLFRGPRAHLPVAVLSGGERLRATLACVLYAAPAPQLLLLDEPTNNLDLVSTGQLESALASYRGAFVVVSHDEPFLARIGIDRWLRLADGELTETGPPEL
- a CDS encoding cold-shock protein translates to MATGTVKWFNAEKGFGFIEQDGGGADVFAHYSNIATQGFRELREGQKVTFDVTQGQKGPQAENIVPA
- a CDS encoding serine hydrolase domain-containing protein, which encodes MTLRRAALSGAAAVAVAAMTATALAAPAWAGTGRDTGRGTGHQALHRAMETVVEGGTPGVTAQARDGRGVWRAAVGTGDLRTGKPRGTEDRFRVASITKTFVATVLLQMEAEGKLDLDDTVDRWLPGLVRGNGHDGREITVRQLLNHTSGVYDFLNDQEYLDTYVLAPGFLEHRYETRTPQAAVDVAMSHAPDFAPGTRHQYSNTNYVLAGLIIEAVGGNTYEDEVRSRIIGPLKLRGTVMPGDTWHMPRPSSRAYSTLSLDPAATKIYDVTEQNASQSWADGDIISTTGDLNRFLTALLRGELLPPAQLKAMLTAVPVPDEEYSGYGLGIGTYRTSCGTTVWGHSGGWLGSLSEVVSTADGRHSLAYNLNGDWSMSASLVEAEFCGVTGGSGRAAAPGDRLPRKPDATGVRAGR
- a CDS encoding MBL fold metallo-hydrolase, encoding MEWEAPLPGGVAEITFIGNATLLIRYGDLTLLTDPNFLHRGQYAYLGKGLFSRRLTEPALGVRDLPPRLDAVVLSHLHGDHWDRVARRNLDRSLPVITTPHASRRLQGLYGFSRATGLPTWHHHALLGADAQVRVTALPGRHGPGPARRLLPPVMGSLLEFGPPGGPVRLRIYLTGDTLVFPGIEEIARRCPEIHLAVVHLGGTRLPGGLLVTMDAAQGARLVRTVRPRQVMPVHYEDYTVMRSPLSDFLAETRRSQFPADVLMCRRGERVRVEAPA
- the ctaD gene encoding aa3-type cytochrome oxidase subunit I, coding for MAVESEDLAATRWKSPGAVAVSWITTTDHKKIGALYMVTAFGFFVFGGVLALLMRAELARPGLQMISNEQFNQSFTMHGTIMLLMFATPLFAGFANAIMPLQIGSPDVAFPRLNMLSYWLFLFGSLIAVSSFLTSQGAADFGWFAYTPLSSETRTPGVGGDLWVMGLALSGFGTILGSVNFITTIICMRAPGMTMFRMPIFTWNVLLTSTLVLLAFPVLAASLFALEADRKFGAQIFDPAHGGALLWQHLFWFFGHPEVYIIALPFFGVVTEIIPVFARKPIFGYVGLVGATVAIAGLSVTVWAHHMFPTGAVLLPFFSFMSFLIAVPTGVKFFNWIGTMWSGSLSFETPMLWATGFLVTFLFGGLTGVLLASPPLDWHVTDSYFVVAHFHYVIFGTVVFAMFAGFHFWWPKFTGRMLDERLGKIHFWTLFVGFHTTFLVQHWLGAEGMPRRYADYLSSDGFTSLNTVSTIGSFLLGLSTLPFLYNVWKTAKYAEPLEVDDPWGYGRSLEWATSCPPPRHNFLTLPRIRSESPAFDLHHPDIAAIDQAENSDQRDVLDADEGMAKDRPGGPADPGRT
- a CDS encoding CBS domain-containing protein — translated: MTTAREIMTAGAECIGAEETVLEAAKKMTELGVGALPICGTDNKLKGMLTDRDIVVKVLGAGKDPASCKAGELAQGEAVTIGADDDAAEILRTMTSHKVRRLPVIDGHDLVGVVAQADVARALPDPQVGDLVQALSSD